CTCGTGTTTATCGCATCGCTGCCTATACTGATTTTTTCAGGAATAATAAAACTGCCGTTCATTTCTCTTCCCTTTGACACAAAAGAATCAAATAATACAGGCTCGACCGCAGATCCGGATATTACCGGAGGCACTCATGAGACCGGCTCCATGTCCACTGGAAATGTCAGCACAGAAACCGCGACAGAACCAGATCCCGCAGAACAATTAAAGAGTGTTCTCGCAGGCTTTGAAGTTTTTTCGTCGGAATTTGCCGAAAAAGGGTATTTGCTTTCCGACGGAAGATACAATCAGGATGAATACAAGCTGATGCTGATCGACACGTCAGCCATTGTTCTTCCTAAAGCATTTACCTTCGGCGACGATGTCCGGGAAATCGTCTTTCGCAGCGACAAGAATAAAGAAAACGTGCAAACAGTTGCTTCGGTGCGCCCTTCGTTAAAACCGAGAATGGGCTTTATTTTTCGTGAAAACGCCGACGGCGCAATGTCTCTGCTGCGTCCTGACGGGGCGGTTATCTACGATCAGATACCGGAAAACGTGAGTTTTGTCGGCGCGCGCGACAGCAGTGATAATCCAGTTTTTCAGATAGACGACAAGTATTGTTATTACGATTTCACTTCCGGGTCTTTTGTTTCGAGTACATATGACCCGAAGCTTGATTATCGCGGCATTGAATTTGATTATCCCTCTTATTACGGAAAGCCGGACAGCGACGTCATAAGATTTCACACTTCAGCAAACAAATGGGGTTATAAAAAATTAGACGGCACACCATGCCTGGGCACAGATAATAATTACGGGCAAATAGGCGCTTATGAATTTCGTGATGAACGAGGCGTTATATTCATGTCTAATAACAGCATGGAAGTTGTTCAAAGATACGGCGGCATTGCTATTTCAAATGTTTCTTTGTATCGTCCGGAGCATGACGGAATAGAAAAGCTCGGATTTTATATGTATGAGTTTGGTTTAATGCGCGCCAGAATAAAAAAATTCAACAACAAAGGCGAAATGATAAAGGATTATGAAACGGTGATCGGAATAAGCGGTGCCGAATTTTTCCTTCCCGCCGATTATGAAATAATATCGTATTCCGACGGCGTCTTTCTGATGAAAAAGGGAGATTATTATGGATATCTCTCTCATACAGGAAAATGGATCTGCAAACCTGTTTACACATACGCACAGCCCTTTATGGAGGGATTGGGCGTTATCGGGTACAAGGACGGGAAAAAGGGCATGATGGACACATCGGGTAATTACGCTGTTCCTCCCGTATTCGATCAGATAACCTCATGTTCCGGAGGAGTTATTTCTCTTTACGACGATCTGACGGGATATTATCTCATACACAAGCTTTTAATTCCCTCGTCTACCGCGGATAATTCCGCGGTAGATAATACTGTAGCAGAAAACTCAGACGGAGAAAGCTCTGCCGAATAAATATCTGATAATGCAGTGCAATGACAAGTAATCAAGTCGCGCTTCTTCGTTGTGAAATTAATTCCTTTGCGTAATTGATTAAATTCCGTGATATTCCGTATGTGTTGTTTTTGCTTTTAAATACATATCGATGATACGTTAAAATTATGAATTATAGATTTTCTCTTATCACCCTGGCAACATTTTTTATTTAATATTAATTTTTATATTGACTTTTTAGAGTTAATATAGTATTATATTAAGGCAGTTGATTTTTTGGAGAGATGTCCGAGCGGTTTAAGGAGCCGGTCTTGAAAACCGGTGACTCTCTTTTGGGAGCCGTGAGTTCGAATCTCACTCTCTCCGCCAATCAACTTATGGAGAAGTACCCAAGCGGTCAAGGGGGCAGTTTGCTAAACTGTTAGGTCGGGTTACCGGCGCAAGGGTTCGATCCCCTTCTTCTCCGCCAAAAAATCACCGTAACTTTGATACAAAATACAAGGTTATGGTGATTCTTTTTTTTCTTAGAACTTGGATGGTTTAATAACATATAATAATAATCTCGATAACCAAGGAGGAGCCAACATGAACATCAACCGTATAAACGATTTTATAACGCTTGATAAGAATGATATTACAGCACTGTTTGCTCCGTTTGACATGTCGATCGGGATAATTAACTTTTCACTCAAGGACAGTATGAGCAACACAGGTTACGAAGTTACAACGACAAAAGGCAGGTTTTTTCTAAAGCTGTACTCGAATACAACCGATAAAATCGAAACCGCCGTTTATAGATACCTGAAGAACAAAATCAATGTTCCGAAGTTGTTTTATTATGACGGCATTAAAGAGAAGTTTCCGTTTACGTACACTATAACAGAGTTTATCGACGGCGTTTCATTAATAAGCCATGTGCGTAACAACTTGAAATATCCGCCGGAAAAGTCTTTTGAAATCGGCCGTATGTGCGCGGCGATACATAAAAAGAAATACACACACGACGCACTTCTTGATGACAAGTTAAACTCTTCAAGGGAGCTTCCGTACACACGCGATAAAATCTTGCGTCTGATTAACGGCAAGCCGGGAAATCATCTTAATGTCGTAACGGTCGAAAAGCTGAAAGCGTTTATCGGAGACAATTCCACCCTATTCGATAGGATTGAAGCCGAAAGCGTGTTGTGCCACGGCGATTTCGGTTACGGGAATATAATGATTTCCGACGAAAAGATATATCTGATTGATTTTGAGTTTGCTTATGCCGGTAGTATATATAATGATATAGGACACTTTTTCAGACGAAAGGGCATAGATGTGCAGGCGCTTATTGATGATCGTATATATAACTCTTTTGCCGACGGTTACAATTCCGTTTCTGATACACAACTGCCGTCAGATTGGTTCAGACTTGCCCGTCTGTGCGATATAAACGCAATGCTCTGTCTGTTAAACCATGACGGTGTTCCGGCAGAGTGGATAGAAGATATTGAAGCCGATATCCTATATTCAATATGTTAGAAATCTTAAAATCTCCGTATAAATATAACATAGTAAGAACGACACAACAGTTAAATATTTCACATTTGCTCATACCGCTGCAAAACAATGTATACCTTTACGAAAGATATCTACCCGCACAGGCTGTATTATAATTATCAGACTTAACCAGATAAGAGCGATAATTTTAATACATTATATATCGCATTCGTCGTTCTTTTTATTAAATTTGGACTGAACCTCATGGGAAAGGTTTTTTATATTTTGGAAGGTGATATTTTTGAATTATCTTATAAAACAAGCAGATGAGCTACTGAAGAATCACGGTTTTGAATATGCTTTCTGTGGCGGATGGGCAATAGATTTATTTATAGAAGCGGAAACGCGAAAGCACAGCGACATCGATATCCATGCCTATTGGCAAGAACGCAATACGATTATTCTGTATATGCAGTCGCTCGGCTTCGAGGTGTATGAAATGCTTGGCGGCGGGATGGCTCATCATATTACGGATATCTATAATCAAATAAAAAGCAAAAGAAATATCTTCTGCTGCAAGCCCGACTGTGAGTTGGTCTGCCTGTCACCCGAAGATAAGGACGGAATATGCGGCATTAATTTTCAACATATCGGTCAAACGAAATTGAATTTTCTCGAGTTTCTTTTCAATGATAAAAGCGAAAATACGCTTATATACGCGAGAAATCATGAGATTAAACAACCTTTGACCGAAGCAATATTATACAGTGATAACATACCGTATTTATCGCCCGAATTTTGTATATTATACAAATCTAACGATACAGAACGAGACGGTTATCAACATGATTATTATACGGCAATGACAAAAATGAATGAGCATCAAAAGCAATGGCTAATCAATGCTCTTGATACTATGTACCCCCAAGGTCATAAATGGAGGTTATGAGTATCTCCGCACAAAATTTTTCTTCCGTAAAAATGCACTCTGTATTAAAATTATCAGCTAAGAACGCAGATTTTGATACGGTAAGTATCAACATTAGCGTTCTTGTTTTATATATTGAAATGTAAGAGATTTATATTATAAGGATTAAAAATGAAATACTATAAGAAAATTATCGGTGAGCGATTATATCTTTCACCTATAAACACAGATGAAGCAGATAGTTACATTAAATGGATGAATGACGAAGCTGTTGCCGTTAATTTTGGTCAATATCCCCGTTTAGTTGCATCGAAAAATGATATGAAATGGCTATATGAACCGGCTAGCGATATGCACCGCTATGCAATTGTGCTTCTCGACGAAGACGTGTTAATTGGCAGCATAAGCCTTCATAATATCGACCACCTTAATCGTAATGCTTTCATAGGCATTTTTATCGGTGAGAACGAGCACCGAAACAAGGGGTATGGCGCTGAAGCTATTCGGCTAATTCTCAATTATGGATTCAAGACAATGAATCTTCACAACATCATGCTCACCGTACATGCGGACAATTTAGCGGGTATCACTTGCTATAAAAAAGTGGGGTTTCGTGAAACAGGTCGGCTGCGTGAATGGATATTCAAAGATGGAATGTATGTCGATAAGATTTATATGGGTATTCTGGAACGCGAGTTCGATGTATAAACTGTCGCTGCATACCCGTTGGATTATAAGAGAAAATATTATTAAATTAAAGACGCATCAACCAAAGAATTACAACTTTTAGTGTATTCAGAAAAGCAGTATTAATATTATTAAACGGCATTTAAATAAGCTTTGTTTTATAAGAGAGAAAAGCCTATATACCAAAGTCTTTTTTCTCTTTAAGCGGTAATTATTTAACACTACAACGAACGAAACGCGTTACGAATAAAAGGCTATATAATAATTTAAGCTTTAACATTAAAAGCATCGTTTTTCAATAATAGAGTGGCTTGGTTACGAAGTTGATTTGTTCGTAATGTTCCGTATAATTTCTATCGTTCGTTGTAGTGTTATATAACGCCGGGATTGTTTTCCCACTTTTGAAGCTCGGGCGTCCAGTACTTTGCCCATTCCTTCATTTCCTTATATTCCGGATGGTCAGGATTCAACATGATTTCGCGGAAGTTAACAAATCCTTCTACGCCGCCAACATCCTCAGGCGGAGTTTGACCGTTTGCTTCCAACAAATATGGTGATTCTTTGTCATATTCATCAATTACACGTACAAGCTCAATCTCATGCTCCCAGTTATCCCCCATATCATATGTGTAGCGCATAGACTTAC
The Oscillospiraceae bacterium genome window above contains:
- a CDS encoding GNAT family protein, with amino-acid sequence MKYYKKIIGERLYLSPINTDEADSYIKWMNDEAVAVNFGQYPRLVASKNDMKWLYEPASDMHRYAIVLLDEDVLIGSISLHNIDHLNRNAFIGIFIGENEHRNKGYGAEAIRLILNYGFKTMNLHNIMLTVHADNLAGITCYKKVGFRETGRLREWIFKDGMYVDKIYMGILEREFDV
- a CDS encoding WG repeat-containing protein translates to MSAKFQNEAPDPEKLIIKRIGAALLLVFIASLPILIFSGIIKLPFISLPFDTKESNNTGSTADPDITGGTHETGSMSTGNVSTETATEPDPAEQLKSVLAGFEVFSSEFAEKGYLLSDGRYNQDEYKLMLIDTSAIVLPKAFTFGDDVREIVFRSDKNKENVQTVASVRPSLKPRMGFIFRENADGAMSLLRPDGAVIYDQIPENVSFVGARDSSDNPVFQIDDKYCYYDFTSGSFVSSTYDPKLDYRGIEFDYPSYYGKPDSDVIRFHTSANKWGYKKLDGTPCLGTDNNYGQIGAYEFRDERGVIFMSNNSMEVVQRYGGIAISNVSLYRPEHDGIEKLGFYMYEFGLMRARIKKFNNKGEMIKDYETVIGISGAEFFLPADYEIISYSDGVFLMKKGDYYGYLSHTGKWICKPVYTYAQPFMEGLGVIGYKDGKKGMMDTSGNYAVPPVFDQITSCSGGVISLYDDLTGYYLIHKLLIPSSTADNSAVDNTVAENSDGESSAE
- a CDS encoding aminoglycoside phosphotransferase family protein; translation: MNINRINDFITLDKNDITALFAPFDMSIGIINFSLKDSMSNTGYEVTTTKGRFFLKLYSNTTDKIETAVYRYLKNKINVPKLFYYDGIKEKFPFTYTITEFIDGVSLISHVRNNLKYPPEKSFEIGRMCAAIHKKKYTHDALLDDKLNSSRELPYTRDKILRLINGKPGNHLNVVTVEKLKAFIGDNSTLFDRIEAESVLCHGDFGYGNIMISDEKIYLIDFEFAYAGSIYNDIGHFFRRKGIDVQALIDDRIYNSFADGYNSVSDTQLPSDWFRLARLCDINAMLCLLNHDGVPAEWIEDIEADILYSIC